The window ATGATTAAATTGGATCGTGAGTTTTTTTAATTATACATTAATATATTAAATATCAATTGACAGTTTCTCAATAAAGTTATAACATCATAATGTTAGGCTTTTATGTAAATATAATATAAAGTAATAGTTAATTCAGTTGTAATTAAATTTCACTTTAACTGATTTAATTTCGGCAGTCCCCTATGGGCAAACTAATCCAGAAGCTGTAGAGTTCTTATCTCCAACGTTAATATTATGGATTATTATAACTCTTAGTTTCGGATAAATTTATAATAGAGGAGTTTTAAAATGTCACAACAAAATTTAAGCTTTATCGATGAGGTTAGAAGAAGAAGAACATTTGCAATCATTTCCCATCCCGATGCTGGAAAGACTACATTAACTGAGAAATTCTTATTATACGGAGGCGCAATCCACCAAGCTGGATCTGTTAAATCTAGAAGATCTCAAAAACATGCTGTATCTGACTGGATGGAAATAGAAAAACAAAGAGGTATATCTGTTACATCAAGTGTGCTTCAATTTGAATACAACAATTTTTGCATCAACATACTAGACACACCTGGTCACCAGGACTTTAGTGAGGACACTTATAGAACTCTTATGGCCGCGGATAGTGCTGTAATGGTTATAGACTCTGCAAAAGGTGTCGAGGCACAAACTAAGAAATTATTCCAGGTTTGTAAAATGAGAGGTATTCCAATATTCACTTTTATAAACAAAATGGATAGACAAGGAAAAGACCCTTTTGAATTAATGGAAGATATCGAAAATGTATTAGGAATTCGTTCTTGCCCTGTTAACTGGCCAATAGGATCAGGTAAAGAATTTAAGGGAGTATTTAACCGTCAAAAAGATCAAATTGAATTGTTCAACGATGGAAATCACGGACAATCTATAGCTAAATCTGTAGTTGGAAAAGTAGATGATGAAAAGTTTGCTGACCTATTAGGTAGTAGCCTTCACGAACAATTATTAAATGACATTGAACTTTTAGATGTTGCCGGAGATGAATTTAACTTAGATCAAATATCAAAGGGTGAATTAACTCCAGTATTTTTCGGAAGTGCTCTTACAAACTTCGGTGTTGAGCCATTCCTTGAATCATTCTTAGATATAACTACTCCACCAACACCTCGTGATAGTAATATGGGAGTTGTAGATCCTGAATCTGATAACTTCTCAGGATTTATATTCAAGATTCAAGCTAATATGGATAAATCTCATAGAGATAGAATAGCTTTTTTAAGAATATGTTCTGGTAAATTTGAAAAGGGTATGACAGTAAATCACGTTCAAAGAGGTAAAAAAGTTAAACTTGCTCAACCTCAACAGTTCGTAGCCCAAGATCGTGTTATTGTAGATTCTGCTTATCCAGGAGATATAATAGGTATCCACGACCCAGGAATATTCAATATAGGAGATACTTTATCTCAAAAACAAGCAAAGCTGCAATACAAAGGTATTCCTCAATTTGCACCTGAGCATTTTTCAAGAATTTCTACTTTAAATTCTTTAAAGAGAAAACAATTCTTAAAAGGAATTACTCAGATATCAGAAGAAGGTGCTATACAAGTTTATAAGCGTCCTAACATAGGTATGGAAGAACTTATAATAGGAGTTGTAGGTGTTCTTCAGTTCGAAGTATTAGAATATAGATTAAAAAATGAATACAATGTAGATATTAGAATTGAAAGACTTCCTTACCGTTTTATTCGCTGGGCAGAAACAGGAAGCTTTGATTCTCATAATATGTCTATGACAATGGATACTATCCTTGTTGAAGACAAGGATAAAAATCCTGCATTCTTATTCCAAAGTGAGTGGTCTCCTACTCAATTAGTAAGTAGAAATGAAGGATTAGTTTTAAGCGAAACTTCTATATATTAGTCTTACTGATAATAAAGTAGATAAAAAAAGTAGCTACCTAGGTAGCTACTTTTTTTATCTAACACTCAATTCCCTCTCTAGCCATTACACCTTCGTTATAGTAATGTTTAACTTCTTTCATTTCTGTAACAAGGTCTGCAATTTCAATAAGCTCTTCTTTTGCAAATCTTCCAGTACATATAACTTCTATATTCTTAGGTCTATTTTTTAAGATTTCTAATACCTCATCAACATCAAATAGTTTGTAGTAAAGAGCAATATTAACTTCATCTAATACTACCACATCATACTCTCCTGAATTTATTATATCCTTTATTCTTTGAAGACCTTTTCTTGCAACCTCTATATCATCTCTATTAGGTTCATTATATATAAAACAATTTAACCCAAACTGTTCCATTTCAAAATTAGGCAAATATTCTAAAGCTTTAACTTCACTATATTTCATACCTTTTACAAATTGTCCAAAAAACACCTTCTTCCCAGCACATACCGCTCTAAGCGAAAGACCTAAAGCAGCAGTTGTCTTTCCTTTACCATTACCAGTATAAACATGTATATAACCTTTTTGTTCCATAAAAATCATCCCCCTTCTATTTTTAATTATACTTGAAAACAACTATCAAAAGTACAAAAAAGTAGCTATCTAGATTTTATAAAATCTAGATAGCTACTTTTTTAATATAGTAATTAAATTTTTTTACATATTTTCTATAACAGCCTGTGCAAATTCTTTTGTTCCAAGTGGTCCACCTAAATCCTTAGTCAATTTATCTTTTTGTTTAAATACCTTTTCAAGTGCAGATTCAACTTTTAAAGCTGCTTCATTCTCACCTATATACTTCAGCATCATAACACCTGTTAGTATACAAGATATCGGATTAGCTAAGTTTTTCCCTGCTATATCTGGTGCCGAACCATGAACTGGTTCAAATACAGCTATATCTTCCCCAATATTTGCACCAGGAGCCATACCAAGACCTCCTATTAGTCCAGAACTCATATCAGATAAAATATCCCCATATAAGTTAGGTGCAACTACTACATCATAATTTTGTGGGTTCATAACAAGTTTCATACTCATAGCATCTACTATAACATCTTCAAATTCTATATCATAGTCTTTTGCTATATCTTTTGCACATTTTAAAAACAATCCATCTGATAGCTTCATTATATTTGCTTTATGAGTTGCAGTTACTTTTTTTCTATTTTCTTTTTTGGCAAGTTCAAATGCAAATTTTACAATCCTATCAGATGCTTTTTTAGTTATTATCTTAATACTTTCACAAGCCTCATCCCCTACCTTATGTTCTATACCTATATAAAGCCCTTCTGTATTTTCTCTTACAATTACAAAATCAACATTCTTGTGAAGTGTGTCTATACCTTCATAAGACTTAATAGGTCTTATATTTGCATATAAATTAAGTTTTTGTCTCAATCCCACATTTACACTTCTAAATCCGCTTCCTACAGGAGTTGTTATAGGTCCCTTTAATGCTACCTTATTCTTTTTTATACTATCTATAACCTCATCTGGCAAAGGTGTCTTATATTCGTCCATTACACACATACCAGCATTTAATATCTCCCAATCAATATCTGCACCACTCTTATCTATAATATCCTTTGTAGCATATATTACCTCAGGTCCTATTCCATCCCCGGGAATTAATGTTATCTTATTTGGCATATTACTTTCCCCCTATATCATTGTTTTGTTTTATCAAGTTTAAAAGTCCACCTGCTAATATCATTTTCTTTTGTCTACTTGTTATATCTAAATTCACTTCATATTCCTTGTTTTTAGTTAGATTTTTTAATACAAACAATCCTGTATCCAAGTTTTTAAAATTATCCTCAAGAGATATTTCATCCATTAAATCTATATCATCATAATCTTTTTCATTCTTAAAAGTTAAGGGAAGTATACCGTTATTTATAAGATTTTGCTTGTGTATTCTAGCAAAAGATTTTGCAATTACAGCTTTAATTCCAAGATACAATGGTGCTAATGCTGCATGTTCACGGCTAGATCCTTGACCATAATTTGCCCCTCCTAATATAAATCCTCCTTTAAATTCTTTTGCTCTACTAGGAAAATCAGGATCACATGGTTTAAAACAATATTCAGATAAATAAGGAATATTCGATCTATATGGTAGTAACTTTGCATTTGATGGCATAATATGATCAGTAGTTATATTATCCTCTACCTTTATTAGTATTTTTCCTTTTAATATATCTTTTAAAGGCTCTGTTTTAGGAAAATCCTTAATGTTAGGACCTTTTATTACATCAATCTCTTCTCCTTCTTTAGCAGGAGGCACGATTAAATTATCATTTATTAAAAACTTATGTGGCATAGAAATTTTCGAATCATCTATATTTTCAGGGCTTGTTAGATATCCCGTTATAGCAGATACAGCTGCAACTTCTGGACTTACTATATATATGTCAGCAGATGTCGTTCCAGATCTTCCCTTAAAATTTCTATTAAAAGTTCTAAGTGACACCCCTCCAGTACTTGGAGCCTGACCCATTCCTATACAAGGTCCACATGCAGATTCAAGTATTCTAGCACCAGCAGATACCATCTTTGCTAATGCTCCATTTGCAGCCAACATATTCAATACTTGCTTTGATCCCGGTGATATAACAAGTGATACATGTTCTGCTATAGTTTTATTTTCTAGAATTTCAGCTACTTTCATCATATCTACTAAGGATGAGTTAGTACAACTTCCTATTGCAACTTGGTTTACCTTTATATCTTTAAGCTCACAAACATTTACTACATTATCAGGACTATGAGGACATGCTGCCAACGGTTTTATCTCAGCTAAATCAATAACTATGGATTCATCATATATAGCTTCTTCATCAGCTAATATCTCAACATAATCATCTTCTCTTCCCTGTGCCTTTAAAAATTCATACGTAACTTTATCTGATGGAAATATAGATGTTGTAGCTCCAAGTTCAGCTCCCATATTTGTAATAGTTGCTCTTTGCGGAACACTTAAATACTTTAAAGCTTCACCGCAATATTCAAATATTTTGTTAACTCCACCTTTTACTGTATATATTCTCAATACTTCTAGTATTATATCTTTTGCAGATACTCCTTTGTTTAGTTTTCCTACAAGTTCAACCTTTACTACATCAGGAGTCTTGATATAATATTCGCCACCAGCCATGGCAACCGCCACATCTAGCCCTCCAGCCCCAATAGCTAGCATACCAATTCCTCCACAAGTAGGCGTATGACTATCTGATCCAAGAAGAGTTTGCCCCGGAACTCCAAATCTTTCAAGGTGAACCTGATGACAGATTCCATTTCCAGGTTTTGAAAAATATATCCCATACTTTTTAGCAACCGTTTGAATGTATAAATGATCATCTGCATTTTCCGGTCCTGCTTGAAGTATATTATGATCTATATAAGCTAATGATTTTTTAGTTTTAACCTTATCTATCCCCATATTTTCAAGTTGAAGATAAGCCATCGTTCCTGTAGAATCCTGTGTTAATGTTTGATCTATTCTTATTCCAATCTCACTTTCCTTTTTAAACTCTCCACTGACAATATGATCTTTTATGATTTTTTGAGCCACTGTTAAATTCATATTACCCCTCCTTAAACCGCCTCTGTTTTTTCTATTTTTTCTATATGTGGTAAATACATATAAGTTATTTTCTTTAACTCTTCATTTCTTATAACTGTAGTTCTTCCACCTGCATACTGATCGTCTACCCATCTTTTAATAGGATATATTCTTTCATCAGACTTAGATATCTTTTGACCTTCACTCAATCTAAAATAAGTATTAATCCAAGCTGCAATACCAGCCACTCCTGAATATTGATTAACAGATACTACTATAGGTCTATTTAATATTTTCTCAGTGTCAAAAGAGTTATATATTTCTACATCCTTTAATATTCCATCAGCATGTATTCCAGCCTTTGTTACATTAAATTCGCTTCCCACAAATGGAGTTTGTGGATGAATATCATAGTCCATCTCTTTTTGAAAATACTCACTGACTTCAGATAAAATCTTAAGATTCATATTCTTAATATCACCCTTTAATTGACCATAAGCCACGAGCATAGCTTCTATAGGACAGTTACCTGTTCTTTCTCCTATACCGAATAAAGTAGTATTTATAGAAGATGCTCCATACATCCAAGCTGCTACAGAATTTGTTACAACAGAGTAAAAATCATTATGTCCATGCCACTCTATAGACTTAGACGAAACATTGCATTCATTTCTAAGTCCATGTATAATTGCAGGTATACTTCTTGGAAGTGACGTTCCTGTATAAGAAATCCCAAGACCTAATGTATCACAGGCTCTAATTTTCACCTCAACTCCAGATTCTTTTGATAAATCCATCAAAGATCTAACTAGAGGAACTACAAATCCGTAAAAATCAGCTCTAGTTATATCTTCAAGATGGCATCTTGGTACTATTCCATTTTCAATAGCCTCTCTTGCAATATCTAGGTACATGTTAAGAGCGTTTTCTCTTGTTGTTTTTAGTTTTTTGAATATATGATAATCAGAACAAGACATAAGCATACCTGTTTCTTTAATTTCCATTTCTTTAACTAATTTCAAATCTTCTTTCTTTGCTCTAATCCAAGAAGTAATCTCAGGAAAGCTGTATCCTCTGTCCATACACTTTGAAACTGCTTTTCTGTCCTTCTTTGAATAAAGAAAAAATTCAGATTGTCTAATAATCCCTGATCCATTATCTATCTTATGAAGATAATCATATAATCTAAGTATTTGATCAACACTAAAAGAAGACATAGACTGCTGACCATCTCTAAAAGTTGTATCAGTCACCCATATATCATTTGGAAGTTCCATAGGAAGTAAAATATTATTAAACTCTACTCTAGGAATTTTTGAATACGGAAATACATTTTTAAAATAATTTGAATTAGACAAATTTACAATAGAACTTTTCATAATAAGCCAACCCCCTCAAATTACATTTATAATTTTGAAATTTAATGACCAATATATTTCATTTGCTTTATTTTTACATCACTTTTCTTTTTATATTGCTACGATTCAAAACACGGTTCAAATCGTTAATTCCCAACATTTTTAATGTTATTTTGTATTTTTTAAAAAATACAGAATAATTTTGTCACGTTTTTAATTTTCTTTTTTATGATTCTTTACCAACTTCATATTTCATATATTAACATGCCCTTTCTGCATTTACAACCCCAAAATGCAATTTTTTTATATATAAATTTCATTTTATACAAGAAAAAGATGCAATAAAGGTTATTTAACACCTTTATTACACCTTCTCTTGCATTAAATTTCATTTATTTCGAATGTAATACTTTTATATGCTAAAAGACTCATCCTATTAAGAATGAGTCTTTAACTAAATTATTCTAATTTCAATTTTTTTATTACAAAAGTCCCTCACTGAAGTATCTCTCTGCTCTATCTGGTAGAATAGTAACTATTTTCTTATGTGGATATTGTTTTGCTATATTCATAGCTGCCCATACATTAGCTCCTGCCGATACTCCAACTAAGCATCCACATACCTTTGCTAATTGTCTAGAAGTTGAAATAGCATCTTCATCACCAACCTCTATAACTCTGTCCATTAAAGATACATCTAATACATCCGGTATAAATCCATCACCTATACCCTGTATCTTATGAATTCCTGCATTATGCCCTTTGAGTGCAGATACTCCTTTGGGCTCAACTGCGATAACCATACAATTAGGATTTTTTTCTTTTAAATATCTTCCTATTCCCTGTAAAGTTCCTCCACTTCCAAGTCCCGAAACAAATACATCTACATTCTCATTCATATCTTTAAATATTTCAACTGCCGTTGTATTGTAATGTATCAATGGGTTGTTAATATTGCTAAACTGATTAAGAACGAAGATATCATCATTAGCCTTTATTTGTCTTTTAACCTCATTTAAAGCACCTTCTACACTTTCCTCTTTAGGTGTTAGTATCAGTTCTGCTCCAAGCCCCTTTATAATTCTTTTTCTCTCTTCACTCATATTTTCAGGCATAACAATCTTTACCTTATATCCCATTTGAACTCCAACTAAAGATATACCTATGCCTGTATTTCCAGATGTAGGCTCCATTATAGTCATACCTTTTTTTAATGCTCCATCTCTTTCAGCCTGTTCTATCATAAACTTTCCTATCCTATCCTTTATACTTCCTCCAGGATTTAAAAATTCAGCTTTAGCATATATATTATTTCCAGTTAATTTATTTAAATTTATAAGTGGTGTATTTCCTATTGAATCTATAATGTTATTTAATATCATACAAATCCCCTCCAAAACATACTAATATTATATATTTTTATTTAAATTAAGTTACTCTCATCTCAATAAAACCCATTACATTTTTTACCATTTTGACATTTTCTATTTTACCATTATCATTTTGATAATGCAAGTATATTTTACTCGTAAGTTGAAAATCATATAATTCTCCATATAATAAAAAGCGACTAATAGCTAGATTATAGCTGTTAGTCGCCTTTTTATAACAAATAAGAAATTATATCATTTTTAAATTAGCCAATTTTATTAATCACATAAATCATAAAATGCTTGTGATACTTTATTGAATTCATCATCACTTTCTATTTGTTCTAATTCTGGTACTTCTTCAGTTTCTTTGTATTTATATATATATACATCCTCTGAATTTTCAGGTAGTAAAGATATGTATTCATTACCTTCTACTTCGAATATAGTAAGAACCTTACAAGCTATTTCTTCTTCATCATCTAAAGTCAAATATATCATCTGAGCTTCTTCATGATCATGCTCTTCATGTCCGTGTCCTCCACATCCACACTCATGATTTTCTCCATGCTCGTGTCCGTGTCCTCCACACCCACACTCATGATTTCCTCCGTGCTCGTGTCCTCCACATCCACAGCCTTGCTTTTTCTCATTATTCATATTAATCCACCTTCTATTCTATATATTTTTACTATTACAGTATCTCACATTTGATTATGATTATCAAGTGAAAATTTAGTCTATATATTTTTTCACTTCACTTTTTAAATAATGTTTAGTGTTAAGTTTCGGATGGTCCAGTACTAAATCATTTAAATCATTTAAAATCTTACCTATTTTTTTGCCAGGTTTTATACCTAATTTAATTATATCATTTCCATTAATAGCTAAATCATTTACAGTTAAAGGCTCTTTATTCTCTATAATTTCTTCAACACTGCTTTTCAGTTGTAAAATACAGCCTATATCATCAGGGTTAGCACTAGATTTTCTATCAGCTATTTTTAAGTCTATAAGGTCAAATATATTGTCTATTTTTGATCTATTTATAAGTTTTTTTATAGATTTTTTATTTTCAAGATTTGGCATATTCATATGTTCTTTAACAAGTATACACACATGTTCTATAGTATCATTATCAAATTTAAGTCTTTTCAATATTTTTTTAGCCAGTTTTTCACCTTTTACATTGTGTCCATAAAAATGACCTATACCTTCTTCATCAATACTAAAACTTTCTGGTTTTGCAATATCATGAAATAAAGCAGCAAGTCTAATTTTTATATTACATGGTGTATAATCTACAACAGACATAATATGATCAAATACATCTTTATCATGATAAGAATTTTTTTGATCAAATCCAACACATTTATCAAGCTCAGGAAGAATATATTTCAATAAATCTAACTCTTTAAGTATATTAAACCCTAAGGAAGGTTTATTTGTAAGTAGTATTTTACACATTTCTTCCTTTATTCTCTCATTACTAATATTTAAAAGTAAGTTTCCTTTATCAGACATAGCATACTTTGTAGTTTTATCTAATTCGAAGTTTAGTCTAGTTGCAAATCTTACCCCTCTTAATATTCTAAGTGCATCTTCTTCAAATCTATTCAAAGGATTTCCAACACATTTTATAATGCCTTTTTTTAAATCCTGCTGACCTAAAAATGGATCACACAATCCATATTGACTATCATATGCCATTGCATTAATCGTAAAATCACGCCTTGATAGATCTTCTTCTATTTTATCAGTAAATTCTACATTCTCAGGTCGTCTATTATTTTTGTATTCTCCATCTATTCTATAAGTTGTAATTTCATAATTATTATCATTTATAACAGCAGTTACAGTTCCATGCTTGAGTCCTGTTGGAATAACCTTTATATTATTGTCTTGTAATATATTCATAAGTTTTTCAGGAAGACAGCTTGTAGTCATATCCCAATCTTTAGGTGTATTATTCAAAAGAGTATCTCTAACACAACCACCTACTATAAATCCCTCATAATTATTTTGTTTTAATATGTCAAGTAACTTCTCAACTTCAACCGGTATATCTATATTCATAATCCTCACCTTTCTTTTCTACTTATACCAGTTTAATACAAAATCTATTCTTCTTCAAATGCCATTTTAGGTTGATTGCAAGTTGGACACTTCCAATCATCCGGCAAATCTTCAAAACTAGTATTCTTTTTTATATCATGTGTCCAATCTCCTTTTTCAGGTTTATACACGTATCCACATACACTACATTTATAAATTTTCATAAAACCCCCTCCTTATTTCATTTCTACCCAATTATCATTTCTCAAATCATTCTATATATTACCTACAAACTGGCTATTATATAAATCTGCATAAAATCCATTCTTCTTCATAAGATCATTATGATTTCCCTGTTCTATTATTTTTCCTCTATTCATAACTAATATTATATCCGCATCCTTTATTGTTGATAATCTATGAGCTATAACAAAACTTGTTCTTCCTTTCATCAAGGTTTCCATAGCCTTTTGAATGTAAGATTCAGTTCTAGTATCAACACTACTAGTAGCCTCATCTAGTATCATAATCGGAGGATCTAAAAGTATAGCACGTGCTATTGTTAAAAGCTGTTTTTGACCTTGAGATATATTGTCTGCCTCTTCATTTAATATAGTTTCATATCCACTTGGTAATGTTCTTACAAATCTATCAGCATGTGCAGCATAAGTTGCATCTATTATTTCTTTTTCAGTAGCATTAAGCTTTGAATAAGCTACATTATCTCTTATACTTCCTTTGAA is drawn from Tepidibacter hydrothermalis and contains these coding sequences:
- a CDS encoding isocitrate/isopropylmalate dehydrogenase family protein, whose protein sequence is MPNKITLIPGDGIGPEVIYATKDIIDKSGADIDWEILNAGMCVMDEYKTPLPDEVIDSIKKNKVALKGPITTPVGSGFRSVNVGLRQKLNLYANIRPIKSYEGIDTLHKNVDFVIVRENTEGLYIGIEHKVGDEACESIKIITKKASDRIVKFAFELAKKENRKKVTATHKANIMKLSDGLFLKCAKDIAKDYDIEFEDVIVDAMSMKLVMNPQNYDVVVAPNLYGDILSDMSSGLIGGLGMAPGANIGEDIAVFEPVHGSAPDIAGKNLANPISCILTGVMMLKYIGENEAALKVESALEKVFKQKDKLTKDLGGPLGTKEFAQAVIENM
- the cobO gene encoding cob(I)yrinic acid a,c-diamide adenosyltransferase → MEQKGYIHVYTGNGKGKTTAALGLSLRAVCAGKKVFFGQFVKGMKYSEVKALEYLPNFEMEQFGLNCFIYNEPNRDDIEVARKGLQRIKDIINSGEYDVVVLDEVNIALYYKLFDVDEVLEILKNRPKNIEVICTGRFAKEELIEIADLVTEMKEVKHYYNEGVMAREGIEC
- a CDS encoding DUF1292 domain-containing protein — translated: MNNEKKQGCGCGGHEHGGNHECGCGGHGHEHGENHECGCGGHGHEEHDHEEAQMIYLTLDDEEEIACKVLTIFEVEGNEYISLLPENSEDVYIYKYKETEEVPELEQIESDDEFNKVSQAFYDLCD
- a CDS encoding rubredoxin, which produces MKIYKCSVCGYVYKPEKGDWTHDIKKNTSFEDLPDDWKCPTCNQPKMAFEEE
- a CDS encoding 2-isopropylmalate synthase — protein: MKSSIVNLSNSNYFKNVFPYSKIPRVEFNNILLPMELPNDIWVTDTTFRDGQQSMSSFSVDQILRLYDYLHKIDNGSGIIRQSEFFLYSKKDRKAVSKCMDRGYSFPEITSWIRAKKEDLKLVKEMEIKETGMLMSCSDYHIFKKLKTTRENALNMYLDIAREAIENGIVPRCHLEDITRADFYGFVVPLVRSLMDLSKESGVEVKIRACDTLGLGISYTGTSLPRSIPAIIHGLRNECNVSSKSIEWHGHNDFYSVVTNSVAAWMYGASSINTTLFGIGERTGNCPIEAMLVAYGQLKGDIKNMNLKILSEVSEYFQKEMDYDIHPQTPFVGSEFNVTKAGIHADGILKDVEIYNSFDTEKILNRPIVVSVNQYSGVAGIAAWINTYFRLSEGQKISKSDERIYPIKRWVDDQYAGGRTTVIRNEELKKITYMYLPHIEKIEKTEAV
- a CDS encoding CCA tRNA nucleotidyltransferase, whose amino-acid sequence is MNIDIPVEVEKLLDILKQNNYEGFIVGGCVRDTLLNNTPKDWDMTTSCLPEKLMNILQDNNIKVIPTGLKHGTVTAVINDNNYEITTYRIDGEYKNNRRPENVEFTDKIEEDLSRRDFTINAMAYDSQYGLCDPFLGQQDLKKGIIKCVGNPLNRFEEDALRILRGVRFATRLNFELDKTTKYAMSDKGNLLLNISNERIKEEMCKILLTNKPSLGFNILKELDLLKYILPELDKCVGFDQKNSYHDKDVFDHIMSVVDYTPCNIKIRLAALFHDIAKPESFSIDEEGIGHFYGHNVKGEKLAKKILKRLKFDNDTIEHVCILVKEHMNMPNLENKKSIKKLINRSKIDNIFDLIDLKIADRKSSANPDDIGCILQLKSSVEEIIENKEPLTVNDLAINGNDIIKLGIKPGKKIGKILNDLNDLVLDHPKLNTKHYLKSEVKKYID
- a CDS encoding aconitate hydratase, with protein sequence MNLTVAQKIIKDHIVSGEFKKESEIGIRIDQTLTQDSTGTMAYLQLENMGIDKVKTKKSLAYIDHNILQAGPENADDHLYIQTVAKKYGIYFSKPGNGICHQVHLERFGVPGQTLLGSDSHTPTCGGIGMLAIGAGGLDVAVAMAGGEYYIKTPDVVKVELVGKLNKGVSAKDIILEVLRIYTVKGGVNKIFEYCGEALKYLSVPQRATITNMGAELGATTSIFPSDKVTYEFLKAQGREDDYVEILADEEAIYDESIVIDLAEIKPLAACPHSPDNVVNVCELKDIKVNQVAIGSCTNSSLVDMMKVAEILENKTIAEHVSLVISPGSKQVLNMLAANGALAKMVSAGARILESACGPCIGMGQAPSTGGVSLRTFNRNFKGRSGTTSADIYIVSPEVAAVSAITGYLTSPENIDDSKISMPHKFLINDNLIVPPAKEGEEIDVIKGPNIKDFPKTEPLKDILKGKILIKVEDNITTDHIMPSNAKLLPYRSNIPYLSEYCFKPCDPDFPSRAKEFKGGFILGGANYGQGSSREHAALAPLYLGIKAVIAKSFARIHKQNLINNGILPLTFKNEKDYDDIDLMDEISLEDNFKNLDTGLFVLKNLTKNKEYEVNLDITSRQKKMILAGGLLNLIKQNNDIGGK
- the cysK gene encoding cysteine synthase A, coding for MILNNIIDSIGNTPLINLNKLTGNNIYAKAEFLNPGGSIKDRIGKFMIEQAERDGALKKGMTIMEPTSGNTGIGISLVGVQMGYKVKIVMPENMSEERKRIIKGLGAELILTPKEESVEGALNEVKRQIKANDDIFVLNQFSNINNPLIHYNTTAVEIFKDMNENVDVFVSGLGSGGTLQGIGRYLKEKNPNCMVIAVEPKGVSALKGHNAGIHKIQGIGDGFIPDVLDVSLMDRVIEVGDEDAISTSRQLAKVCGCLVGVSAGANVWAAMNIAKQYPHKKIVTILPDRAERYFSEGLL
- a CDS encoding peptide chain release factor 3, coding for MSQQNLSFIDEVRRRRTFAIISHPDAGKTTLTEKFLLYGGAIHQAGSVKSRRSQKHAVSDWMEIEKQRGISVTSSVLQFEYNNFCINILDTPGHQDFSEDTYRTLMAADSAVMVIDSAKGVEAQTKKLFQVCKMRGIPIFTFINKMDRQGKDPFELMEDIENVLGIRSCPVNWPIGSGKEFKGVFNRQKDQIELFNDGNHGQSIAKSVVGKVDDEKFADLLGSSLHEQLLNDIELLDVAGDEFNLDQISKGELTPVFFGSALTNFGVEPFLESFLDITTPPTPRDSNMGVVDPESDNFSGFIFKIQANMDKSHRDRIAFLRICSGKFEKGMTVNHVQRGKKVKLAQPQQFVAQDRVIVDSAYPGDIIGIHDPGIFNIGDTLSQKQAKLQYKGIPQFAPEHFSRISTLNSLKRKQFLKGITQISEEGAIQVYKRPNIGMEELIIGVVGVLQFEVLEYRLKNEYNVDIRIERLPYRFIRWAETGSFDSHNMSMTMDTILVEDKDKNPAFLFQSEWSPTQLVSRNEGLVLSETSIY